The region ATGTCCCAGCTTAGTGCCATCCCAACCAGATAACCATTGGCATCACCAGTGAATAATTCATCGTCATACAGCTCGTAGCTTCCAAAAGCATTGAGGCGGGGCAAAAAAGCCATTTTATCGGACTGGTGTATCTTTTTACGCGCTTCGGTAGCCATTTCCATGGCTTTAATATCAGCACGTTCCGCTAGTACTTTTAAAGTGGATGCTTCGGGCAGTGATTCCAGCTGAAGGGAATCTAAAGGTTGCATGATGACCCCCTGAGGTTCATTCATTAGAAAAGCCAGATAATCTGAAGCATTCTTAACATTACTCTTGGCATATTGCAATTGATTGTCAACTTCGGTTACACGCACTTCAACTACTAGCACATCATACCTCTGTAAATATCCCTGCTTTAATCTGTCATCGGCGAGTTTCTTATTGGCGAGGGTAGCCTCCTTTGCCTTTTCCAGAACAGCTATGGCCTTGTGGGCCAACTGTAACAACATATAGGCTTTTTCAACTTCCAGTATCATATATTCTTCAGTGCGTAGAGTCTGAAATTCACTAGCTTCCATTTTACTTTTAGCCGCTTTTCGCTGGTAAATGCCGTCCATATTAATTAAGGGCTGTTGCACCTCTAACTTGGTTGCGAAATTTTCGATTTTGTTGGGGTTGTTCAGTAAATCGGGATTAAAATCGCTCTGGGAAATAATCTCCTGGTTTAATTTGGAACCAAAAGCCATCAGCGGATTGTTGGTGGTAAACCCGGTATGGGACAATTTTATATTGGGAAGAAAGACCGCATTGGTTTGGCGGTAATCTGCTCTAGCTTCAAAGAATTCCTGTTCAGATATTTTAAGTTTCTGGTTATTCTCCTTTACTTTGGAAATAACTTCTTCTT is a window of Salegentibacter salegens DNA encoding:
- a CDS encoding TolC family protein produces the protein MIAIKLPLYITVFLFGLVLQAQEVRIIAKEEVISKVKENNQKLKISEQEFFEARADYRQTNAVFLPNIKLSHTGFTTNNPLMAFGSKLNQEIISQSDFNPDLLNNPNKIENFATKLEVQQPLINMDGIYQRKAAKSKMEASEFQTLRTEEYMILEVEKAYMLLQLAHKAIAVLEKAKEATLANKKLADDRLKQGYLQRYDVLVVEVRVTEVDNQLQYAKSNVKNASDYLAFLMNEPQGVIMQPLDSLQLESLPEASTLKVLAERADIKAMEMATEARKKIHQSDKMAFLPRLNAFGSYELYDDELFTGDANGYLVGMALSWDILQGTKRFGKANKSKAEYEKAKLEYEQYVSKSQLELNKAKRALTDAENKLRLTSLALEQSKESLRILTNRFGQGLEKTTDLLMAETQYSEKELEYFQTIYEYNYALAYFEFLSAG